The sequence GGTGATGACCGGCGACGTCCTGGACCCCGCGTCCGTCGCCGATGCGGCCCAGGGACAGGACGTGGTGCTCAGTGCGGTCGGCGGGGGCGACGGACCCGGCCACGTCGCCACGATCAGGCCCGCCGCCGAGTCTCTGGTCGCGGGACTGCGCGCACTGGGGGACCGGGCGCCGCGGCTGATCACGGTCGGCGGCGCGGGCTCCCTGCGCACGGCGGACGGCAGGCAGGTCTGGGACGCCGAGGGCCTGCCCGAGGCCCTGCTGCAGATCATGCACGCCCACGGCGACGCCCTGGACTTCTACCGCACCGTTTCCGACGTGAGGTGGACGAACTGCAGCCCGGCCGCGACGATCGCGCCCGGCGAGCGCACCGGAACCTACCGCAACGCCATCGACGACTTGATCGTCGATGCCGACGGTCAGAGCCGCATTTCCGCCGAGGACTACGCCGTAGCTCTGCTCGACGAGATCGAAAAGCCTCAGCACGTCGGCGAGCGCTTCACCGTCGGCTACTGAAGACATCGCCCCATCGGTGCGG comes from Streptomyces sp. FXJ1.172 and encodes:
- a CDS encoding NAD(P)-dependent oxidoreductase; translated protein: MSKIALFGATGTIGSRILDEALNRGHQVTAVVRDPAKLAATRPGLAVMTGDVLDPASVADAAQGQDVVLSAVGGGDGPGHVATIRPAAESLVAGLRALGDRAPRLITVGGAGSLRTADGRQVWDAEGLPEALLQIMHAHGDALDFYRTVSDVRWTNCSPAATIAPGERTGTYRNAIDDLIVDADGQSRISAEDYAVALLDEIEKPQHVGERFTVGY